The proteins below are encoded in one region of Bacillus vallismortis:
- the oppF gene encoding oligopeptide ABC transporter ATP-binding protein OppF → MTEKLLEIKHLKQHFVTPKGTVKAVDDLSFDIYKGETLGLVGESGCGKSTTGRSIIRLYEATDGEVLFNGENVHGKKSRKKLLEFNRKMQMIFQDPYASLNPRMTVADIIAEGLDIHKLAKTKKERMARVHELLETVGLNKEHANRYPHEFSGGQRQRIGIARALAVDPEFIIADEPISALDVSIQAQVVNLMKDLQKEKGLTYLFIAHDLSMVKYISDRIGVMYFGKLVELAPADELYENPLHPYTKSLLSAIPLPDPDYERNRVRQKYDPSVHQLKDGETMEFREVTPGHFVMCTEVEFKAYS, encoded by the coding sequence TTGACTGAGAAACTATTAGAAATCAAACATTTAAAACAGCACTTTGTCACGCCAAAAGGAACGGTTAAGGCTGTAGACGATTTGTCATTTGATATCTATAAAGGTGAAACGTTAGGGCTGGTTGGTGAATCTGGCTGCGGTAAATCGACAACAGGCCGAAGCATCATTCGATTGTATGAAGCAACCGATGGTGAGGTGCTCTTCAACGGCGAAAATGTGCACGGGAAAAAATCACGGAAAAAGCTGCTTGAATTCAACCGCAAAATGCAGATGATTTTCCAAGACCCATATGCATCCCTGAATCCGAGAATGACAGTTGCTGATATTATTGCTGAAGGCCTCGATATTCATAAGCTGGCGAAAACGAAAAAAGAGCGAATGGCGCGGGTTCACGAGCTCTTGGAAACAGTCGGTTTAAACAAGGAGCACGCGAATCGCTACCCGCATGAATTTTCCGGCGGCCAGCGCCAAAGAATCGGGATTGCCAGAGCTCTTGCTGTTGATCCGGAGTTCATTATCGCGGATGAGCCGATTTCTGCTTTGGATGTATCTATTCAAGCGCAGGTCGTGAATTTAATGAAAGACCTGCAAAAAGAAAAAGGGCTCACATATCTGTTTATCGCCCATGATTTATCGATGGTCAAATACATCAGCGACCGCATCGGAGTGATGTATTTCGGTAAACTTGTTGAGCTTGCGCCAGCAGATGAGCTTTATGAAAATCCGCTTCACCCATATACAAAGTCATTGCTTTCGGCGATTCCGCTTCCTGATCCGGATTACGAGAGAAATCGCGTCCGCCAGAAATACGATCCATCTGTCCATCAATTAAAAGATGGGGAAACGATGGAATTCCGTGAAGTTACACCGGGACATTTTGTGATGTGCACGGAAGTGGAATTTAAAGCTTACTCATGA
- a CDS encoding MFS transporter, producing MQFLHNKHVFALLLSQSLQSLAGVLVTIVLMVRVYQMTDAVFLAGLVLSFMSFASIAASFCISAVLRNLGFKKVLAGANLLRAAFTILMAFSVTHHGQIFFWVTLLFVFCFSFTGAFFQPARFALLPMIVSKEQYVKANGVISLSNQLFLTAGWGLGGLLTYALPFELVVGAAFFLFVLSGASICLLQVNEEVADGTAEPASAGSIWKDVMIIPIVRDITLMDMIEALAGSVWSSAILLAFTVAVLHETEVWWGMFNASYFVGAIVGSVIAIRFSAFFERKMGFAIMFSSLVMSMLTLLFSFSPIPFLCALACAAMGPFYQVRDICQETVLQEVIPKQKRIGIMAAKNAILTPWSGVTYSIMGLVADTAGAKTVFIAAAALYGITFFIALAQPRLLHYRRESST from the coding sequence ATACAATTTCTGCATAACAAACATGTTTTTGCACTGCTGCTGTCTCAATCCCTTCAATCTTTAGCAGGAGTCCTTGTCACAATCGTTTTAATGGTCCGGGTCTATCAAATGACCGATGCTGTCTTTTTGGCGGGTCTTGTTTTATCGTTCATGTCGTTTGCGAGTATAGCGGCGAGCTTTTGCATTTCTGCGGTGCTTCGTAATCTCGGTTTTAAAAAGGTGCTTGCGGGCGCAAATCTGCTGAGAGCGGCCTTTACAATCCTGATGGCTTTTAGCGTCACCCATCACGGACAGATTTTCTTTTGGGTAACGCTGCTGTTTGTGTTCTGTTTTTCTTTCACAGGCGCCTTTTTTCAGCCGGCAAGATTCGCGCTGCTGCCGATGATCGTTTCAAAAGAACAATATGTGAAAGCAAATGGCGTCATCTCCCTCTCGAATCAATTGTTTCTGACTGCAGGCTGGGGACTAGGAGGCCTTTTGACGTATGCTTTACCTTTTGAACTCGTTGTCGGTGCAGCCTTTTTCCTGTTTGTCCTTTCAGGGGCTTCGATTTGTTTGCTTCAGGTAAATGAAGAAGTGGCTGATGGCACAGCTGAACCAGCATCTGCTGGGAGTATATGGAAGGATGTCATGATCATCCCTATTGTAAGAGACATTACGCTAATGGACATGATAGAAGCTTTGGCAGGTTCTGTTTGGTCGTCTGCGATTCTTCTCGCATTTACGGTGGCTGTTTTGCATGAAACAGAGGTGTGGTGGGGGATGTTTAACGCTTCTTATTTTGTAGGTGCCATTGTCGGCAGTGTCATTGCCATTCGTTTTTCTGCTTTTTTTGAGCGGAAAATGGGATTTGCCATTATGTTTAGCTCGCTAGTCATGTCGATGCTGACTCTTTTGTTCTCATTTTCTCCAATTCCGTTTTTATGTGCTCTTGCTTGTGCTGCAATGGGGCCTTTTTATCAGGTGCGTGATATTTGCCAGGAAACCGTGCTTCAGGAGGTTATTCCGAAACAGAAGCGTATCGGGATCATGGCTGCCAAAAATGCGATTTTGACTCCTTGGTCCGGCGTCACCTACTCCATTATGGGGCTCGTGGCTGATACGGCTGGTGCGAAAACGGTTTTTATCGCGGCTGCCGCATTATATGGCATAACCTTTTTTATCGCACTGGCACAGCCGCGGCTGCTTCATTATAGAAGAGAAAGCAGCACTTAA
- the oppC gene encoding oligopeptide ABC transporter permease OppC — protein sequence MQNIPKNLFEPAAANAGDAEKISKKSLSLWKDAMLRFRSNKLAMVGLVIIVLIILMAIFAPLFSKYDYSTTNLLNADKPPSKDHWFGTDDLGRDIFVRTWVGARISIFIGVAAAVLDLLIGVIWGSISGFRGGRTDEVMMRIADILWAVPSLLMVILLMVVLPKGLLTIIIAMTITGWINMARIVRGQVLQLKNQEYVLASQTLGAKTSRLLFKHIVPNAMGSILVTMTLTVPTAIFTEAFLSYLGLGVPAPLASWGTMASDGLPALTYYPWRLFFPAGFICITMFGFNVIGDGLRDALDPKLRK from the coding sequence ATGCAAAACATTCCAAAAAACCTGTTTGAACCAGCCGCAGCGAATGCCGGCGATGCCGAAAAAATCAGTAAAAAGAGCCTTTCCCTCTGGAAAGATGCGATGCTTCGTTTCCGCAGCAATAAGCTTGCGATGGTCGGGCTTGTCATCATTGTGCTTATTATCCTTATGGCGATCTTTGCGCCGCTGTTCTCAAAGTATGATTATTCGACTACTAATCTTTTAAATGCGGATAAGCCGCCTTCAAAAGATCATTGGTTCGGAACAGATGACCTTGGAAGGGACATTTTCGTCCGTACATGGGTAGGTGCGCGAATCTCAATCTTTATCGGTGTAGCGGCCGCGGTTCTTGATTTGCTGATCGGCGTGATTTGGGGAAGCATTTCAGGCTTCCGCGGAGGCAGAACGGATGAAGTTATGATGCGTATCGCCGATATCCTTTGGGCTGTTCCTTCATTATTAATGGTCATCCTACTAATGGTTGTGCTGCCGAAAGGACTGTTAACGATCATTATCGCCATGACCATTACGGGCTGGATTAATATGGCCAGAATCGTACGCGGGCAAGTGCTGCAGCTGAAAAATCAGGAATATGTGCTTGCTTCACAGACACTTGGTGCAAAAACATCCCGTCTGCTGTTTAAACATATCGTGCCAAACGCAATGGGTTCCATCTTGGTTACGATGACATTGACAGTTCCGACTGCGATTTTTACAGAAGCCTTTTTAAGCTATTTGGGACTTGGTGTTCCGGCTCCGCTGGCAAGCTGGGGAACGATGGCTTCTGACGGATTGCCTGCTTTGACCTATTATCCGTGGCGTTTATTCTTCCCTGCCGGTTTCATCTGCATTACGATGTTTGGCTTTAACGTGATCGGCGACGGATTAAGAGACGCATTGGATCCTAAGTTACGTAAATAA
- the oppD gene encoding oligopeptide ABC transporter ATP-binding protein OppD has translation MIRVTRLLEVKDLAISFKTYGGEVQAIRGVNFHLDKGETLAIVGESGSGKSVTSQAIMKLIPMPPGYFKRGEILFDGKDLVPLSEKEMQNVRGKDIGMIFQDPMTSLNPTMKVGKQITEVLFKHDKISKEAAKKRAIELLELVGIPMPEKRVNQFPHEFSGGMRQRVVIAMALAANPKLLIADEPTTALDVTIQAQILELMKDLQKKIDTSIIFITHDLGVVANVADRVAVMYAGQIVETGTVDEIFYDPRHPYTWGLLASMPTLDSSGEEQLTAIPGTPPDLTNPPKGDAFALRSSYAMKIDFEQEPPMFKVSDTHYVKSWLLHPDAPKVEPPEAVKAKMRKLANTYEKPVLVREGE, from the coding sequence GTGATACGGGTGACACGCCTATTAGAAGTAAAAGATTTAGCGATTTCATTTAAAACATATGGCGGAGAGGTTCAGGCGATCCGCGGGGTGAATTTCCATCTGGATAAGGGGGAGACACTGGCTATCGTCGGAGAATCAGGTTCCGGAAAAAGTGTGACCTCTCAAGCGATCATGAAGCTGATTCCAATGCCTCCGGGTTATTTTAAGCGCGGTGAGATCTTGTTTGACGGCAAGGATCTGGTGCCGCTTTCCGAAAAAGAGATGCAAAATGTCCGTGGAAAAGATATCGGGATGATATTCCAAGATCCGATGACCTCTTTAAATCCGACGATGAAAGTTGGCAAACAAATTACCGAAGTGCTGTTTAAACACGATAAGATTTCCAAGGAAGCGGCGAAAAAACGCGCAATCGAACTGCTGGAGTTAGTCGGTATCCCGATGCCGGAAAAACGGGTCAATCAATTTCCGCACGAATTTTCAGGCGGAATGAGACAGCGGGTTGTCATTGCCATGGCCCTTGCGGCGAATCCGAAGCTTTTGATCGCCGATGAGCCGACAACTGCTCTTGATGTAACGATACAAGCGCAAATTCTTGAATTGATGAAGGACTTGCAAAAGAAAATTGACACATCCATCATCTTTATCACACACGATCTTGGTGTTGTGGCCAACGTTGCTGACCGGGTCGCTGTCATGTACGCGGGACAGATTGTAGAAACCGGTACGGTCGACGAGATTTTCTACGATCCGAGACATCCATATACGTGGGGGCTTCTTGCATCTATGCCGACACTGGATAGTTCAGGAGAAGAACAGCTGACTGCAATCCCGGGCACGCCGCCTGATTTGACAAACCCGCCAAAAGGAGATGCTTTTGCGCTGCGGAGCTCTTACGCGATGAAAATCGATTTTGAACAGGAGCCGCCAATGTTTAAGGTGTCCGATACTCATTATGTCAAATCGTGGCTGCTTCATCCCGACGCGCCAAAGGTAGAGCCGCCTGAAGCGGTAAAAGCGAAAATGCGTAAGCTGGCAAATACGTATGAAAAACCTGTCTTAGTGAGAGAAGGTGAATAA